TTGATGTTGGAAACAGCCCAAACACTATCGCTCTACCTTTGTATGCAGTCGCAAAGTATAGAACATATATCCCTCTCGTCTTACCATCACTTAACACGCCAGCATACTCATGATCTTTCCTAACGCTCCTCATCTCAACCTAGGTTATATCCCCTATCACATACTCAGCATCTTCGTCAAAAACCCTAACCATCAACCTCTCAACAACTTCAACATCCAACTCTTCCAACAACCCTCTAACAAACTCAGACCTTCCCCACTGGCTCATCTTGTCCCTCTTCCTACTGTTTTCAGATATCCTAGATATCCTCAAACTCCTAGATAGGGTGATTGCGAGAACAACTTCTGATATTTTCTTCCTGAGCTTGGTTGGAAGGTCAAATAGAAAGTTTTTGATAAAGTGATTTATAGTGTTTCTGTGATTCATATATTCCTCCTTTTGCCTTTATTTTAAGGGCAAGAGGAGGTTCTTTCACTTTAATTTTTACCAAACTCTACTACAAACTTCAGGTCCTAATAACTTGAAAGTATCCTAACTTTCATTTACCCTGATAATCAGGAAAAGAGTATGAAAGGTTTGGTAAAGAGGCTTTGGATTTTAAGCTTTATCATATTTTCGTTCTGTGTCCCACAGACACAAGTAAAGGACTCCCTGCAAACAGATTACAGAGAAGAAAAAGAATACAAACAAGAAACCATTACCATAGGTGAAAAGTCGCTACCCAAAGAAACTCTATCTAAGAAAGGTATTCCGCTTAACTGGGTTCAAGCTCACGCAGGGTATATCTACTATATAGATATCTCGCCTGACGGGAAATTGATGGTTAGTGGAGGTTCGGATAAGTGTATAAAAGTTTGGGATATTTCAAAATTACCTCAAATTCGCGAAGTAGATTCCGTAAGAAGGCAATACCAAGCATTGTGGGGACCACCTGTGAAATTTTCAGAAGATGGCAACTACATTTTTTCCGGAAGCTATGACTTCGTAGAGGTTTTTGACAAAAACTTAAACTTCATACACAATCTCAGAATAAGTGATAAGGGGATACAAAGTATAGAGATATACGACAAACTTGTATTCGCTTCCGATGTAAACGGATTCGTTTATAAGCTATCCTTTGATGGGAAAAAACTAAACCTTGAAGCCAAGCGGAAAATACATGACGAAGAGATATGGAAGATAAAAATAAGTCCCACTGGCAAACACCTATTAACCGCTAGCCAAGACAAAACTTCGAAAATTCTTAAGGTAGATTCTCTTGACATTATAAAAACACTTAGAGCTCATGCAGGACCTCTAGAGTTTGTGGACTTTAGCAAAGATAAGATTGCTTTATTCTCTGCAGACAGCTATATTTCCGTATGGAATAGAGATTATGAACTAGTCGGAAAGATATTTGACAGTGACAAAAAAGACATAATTGTAGGAATCTTTGACAGGAGTGGGAAATACATAATAAGCGGTGGTAAGTCATACAAAATAAAGGTGTGGGATTCAGAAAAACTAGAACTCAGGAAAACTTTGGAATGGCATAGTAATGATATAATGTCTCTAAGAATTTCAGTAGATAATAGTTTTCTCATTTCTGGCGATAGAGATGGAAAGATAGCTATCTGGGAGTTTTAGAAAACTTTTCCTGAAGCTTTTCCCAAACAATACCAGGAACTTTGCTTTTGACATTTCCCCCAAGCAGTGCAATCTCCTTTATGATTGACGAGCTTACAAACATGTTCTCTTCACTCGTCATGAAAAAAACCGTTTCAACCCCACTTATTTCCATATTCATAAGTGCAACCTGCAATTCATACTCAAAGTCAGATACCGCTCTTAGCCCTCTAACTATGGCAACAGCACCAACTCTTCTCACGAAATCAACCAACAGCCCCTCAAATTCCATTACCTCCACTTTAGAATTATCCTTAAATACTTCTTTCGCCATATCTAACCTTTCTTCAACCGAAAACAGCGTAGTTTTGTGAAAAGACTTTTTCGGTATAGCAACTATAACTTTATCAAAAAGATTTGAAGCTCTGATTGCAATATCAATATGCCCGTTAGTTATCGGATCAAATGTCCCCGGATAGACAACTATTTTCATCCTCAACTCCCCAAGAGCCAAACTATTATAAATCCTAACCAACGGTAACTTCCATCTCTGGTGGATAATCGCAGTAAAGCTTGAAATTTAGGATTAAACGCAATCTTCTTTTCAGTATTTTCTATAGTCCCGCTGAGATTAATAGGCAGTTCTCTTATAAGTATCTTAAGAAGCCAAGTGCAAAGTAATACTTTTTGCATTCGGGTATTACCAGAACTAGAGAGATTAGGCAAGCAAAAAGTTAGAAAGCTTAACTATCCGGCCAATGGGTTATAATATCATCGCCTGAAGGCTTTGAGAGCTTTAGTGGGTCTTCCATCGTTTCTCCAACAACTCATAGAATATCTACTCCAAATTTCCGCTCCTTGAGGCTCCCAGTATAAAACTCCTAACCCCTTACCCCCAGAAATATTCCTCACTCCTTCTATTAGGGAAACTAGCATGTCATAACTCTCTTCCTCTTCATAGTAGAAATGTCCTGTTTCAACAACCATAACATATTTCCCGTATGATCTTACCATCTCTTCCATATTTGAAACAAGCATAGGCAAACTATACCTCCAGTTACCAGCCCAATACGGGTAATATGACATACCTATTACATCATAGTTTGTAAAGTATCTATTTAGGTTGCTGAAAAACCATCTAAAAAGACCTGCATCATGACCATTAGCTAAGTGCATGACTATCAAAGTATTAGAGTTCACATCTCTGACTGCTCTTGCTCCTGATGCTAAAAGTTCCGCTAACTTTGAAAAGTTAGTATAGCTTCCATCAGGCCACAGTATACCTGAGTTTATTTCATTACCAATCTGCACAAACTCAGGATAAACACCTCTACTTGCAAGTTTTGTCATAACTTCCTTTGTGTAGTCGTATACCGCATTCTTAAGTTCCTCAAATGTAAGTCCTTCCCATCTCTTGGGTTTATACTGTTTTGAAGGATCAGCCCAACTGTCACTGTAGTGGAAATTTATAATCAGCGAGAATCCCTTTTGCTTGACTCTAACTGCCATATCAACAGTTTCATCAGCACTACAATGACCATTAATAGGGTCATCCGAAGGGTTCACCCAGGTCCGTAACCTTATTATGTTCATACCGTTTTCCCTAAGTATGTCAAGTAAGTCTTTCTCTCTACCGTCAAAGTCGTAAAACACAAATCCACTCTGCTCCATCTGAGGAAGCCAAGAAACATCAGCACCTTTAAAAAACCTTTCCACCTCAGTTCGTGAATTCTTCTTAGGAACATCACTACACCCAATAACTAAAAGCGTCAACACTAGAAATCCCATAAACCTCATACACCTATTATGAACCCTTAACAAACTCAAATCAAAACTTTCATTTGGAGTTAAATAAAGCCTAAAATTTACAAACTGGAAACCGATCTTTTCAACAAATCTCAAAACTAGGTCAATGAAATCTAAAATTCACAATTGAGCATAGTTCTCCTTCCTTCTCAGGAACATGGGCGAATACTCTTCTCAGTAAGCACCTAGGAGGTTGGTGTAAAGTGAAATTTTGTAACTGACGAACACTATCCAGAACCAAAGAGAGTAAATAACAAAAAGCTTAGAACCTTAGCTACTTGCCTAAGTGGAGGTTGGAATTTATTGAGTGAGACTTAATGAAATTGAAAAAGATGGTTAAGAATAGACAGAATCAACAAAAATCTTCTCAATCTCAGTTGAGAGTGGGCTAACTTCAATAGGAACTAACTCTCTTTGAACAAGTTTTTTGACAATGTTTTCAAGTTCAGATTGATCTTTCAGGGCTAGCCTAATAACATTCTGTGATACTGAAACTTCTTCTGCTTCAGGTAAGCTTATTTCCTGAATATCCTTGTTTAACTTTATTACAAAGTATTTCTTATCCGACGGAGATATAGGAATATCATTCACGATCCTACCTTTGTTGATTATTATTGCCCTCTGGCAGACAGAGTTAACCTCCTGAAGTATGTGAGTGGAAAGGATCACCGTCCTTTTTTCTGTTCTTGCTAATCTGCTTATCAGTTCTCTCACCTCAATTATTTGGATTGGATCAAGTCCTATCGTTGGTTCGTCAAGTATAAGGATCTTGGGGTTATGAATTATAGCCTGTGCTATGCCTACTCTCTGCCTATACCCTTTTGAAAGA
This window of the Brevinematia bacterium genome carries:
- the coaD gene encoding pantetheine-phosphate adenylyltransferase codes for the protein MKIVVYPGTFDPITNGHIDIAIRASNLFDKVIVAIPKKSFHKTTLFSVEERLDMAKEVFKDNSKVEVMEFEGLLVDFVRRVGAVAIVRGLRAVSDFEYELQVALMNMEISGVETVFFMTSEENMFVSSSIIKEIALLGGNVKSKVPGIVWEKLQEKFSKTPR
- a CDS encoding glycosyl hydrolase 53 family protein, translating into MRFMGFLVLTLLVIGCSDVPKKNSRTEVERFFKGADVSWLPQMEQSGFVFYDFDGREKDLLDILRENGMNIIRLRTWVNPSDDPINGHCSADETVDMAVRVKQKGFSLIINFHYSDSWADPSKQYKPKRWEGLTFEELKNAVYDYTKEVMTKLASRGVYPEFVQIGNEINSGILWPDGSYTNFSKLAELLASGARAVRDVNSNTLIVMHLANGHDAGLFRWFFSNLNRYFTNYDVIGMSYYPYWAGNWRYSLPMLVSNMEEMVRSYGKYVMVVETGHFYYEEEESYDMLVSLIEGVRNISGGKGLGVLYWEPQGAEIWSRYSMSCWRNDGRPTKALKAFRR
- a CDS encoding ABC transporter ATP-binding protein; this encodes MVAIKLEKVEKYFGEFKALDNVSFEVEEGEIVGFLGPNGAGKTTTMRIITGFMEQTSGRVSVYGFDNLTDQEEIKKIIGYLPEQPPLYPELSVEEYLYFVGEIRNVPKVSLKSRVNEVIELVGLKEKRNFLISHLSKGYRQRVGIAQAIIHNPKILILDEPTIGLDPIQIIEVRELISRLARTEKRTVILSTHILQEVNSVCQRAIIINKGRIVNDIPISPSDKKYFVIKLNKDIQEISLPEAEEVSVSQNVIRLALKDQSELENIVKKLVQRELVPIEVSPLSTEIEKIFVDSVYS